A portion of the Bubalus kerabau isolate K-KA32 ecotype Philippines breed swamp buffalo chromosome 1, PCC_UOA_SB_1v2, whole genome shotgun sequence genome contains these proteins:
- the TUBB4A gene encoding tubulin beta-4A chain has protein sequence MREIVHLQAGQCGNQIGAKFWEVISDEHGIDPTGTYHGDSDLQLERINVYYNEATGGNYVPRAVLVDLEPGTMDSVRSGPFGQIFRPDNFVFGQSGAGNNWAKGHYTEGAELVDAVLDVVRKEAESCDCLQGFQLTHSLGGGTGSGMGTLLISKIREEFPDRIMNTFSVVPSPKVSDTVVEPYNATLSVHQLVENTDETYCIDNEALYDICFRTLKLTTPTYGDLNHLVSATMSGVTTCLRFPGQLNADLRKLAVNMVPFPRLHFFMPGFAPLTSRGSQQYRALTVPELTQQMFDAKNMMAACDPRHGRYLTVAAVFRGRMSMKEVDEQMLSVQSKNSSYFVEWIPNNVKTAVCDIPPRGLKMAATFIGNSTAIQELFKRISEQFTAMFRRKAFLHWYTGEGMDEMEFTEAESNMNDLVSEYQQYQDATAEEGEFEEEAEEEVA, from the exons ATGCGGGAGATTGTGCACCTGCAGGCCGGCCAGTGCGGCAACCAGATCGGAGCCAAG TTTTGGGAGGTAATCAGTGATGAGCATGGCATTGATCCCACGGGCACATACCACGGGGACAGTGACCTCCAGCTGGAGAGAATCAACGTGTACTACAATGAGGCCACTG GAGGAAATTACGTGCCCAGAGCTGTCCTGGTGGACCTTGAGCCGGGCACCATGGACTCTGTCCGCTCTGGCCCCTTCGGCCAGATCTTTCGTCCTGACAATTTTGTGTTTG gcCAGTCTGGAGCCGGCAACAACTGGGCCAAAGGCCACTACACAGAGGGCGCTGAACTGGTGGACGCGGTCCTGGATGTGGTTCGGAAAGAGGCTGAGAGCTGTGACTGCCTGCAGGGCTTCCAGCTGACCCACTCGCTGGGCGGGGGTACAGGGTCTGGAATGGGGACTCTCCTCATCAGCAAGATCCGCGAGGAGTTCCCCGACCGCATCATGAACACCTTCAGCGTGGTGCCCTCACCCAAGGTGTCGGACACGGTGGTGGAGCCCTACAACGCCACCCTGTCCGTGCACCAGCTGGTGGAGAACACAGACGAGACCTACTGCATCGACAATGAAGCGCTGTATGACATCTGCTTCCGCACCCTGAAACTGACCACCCCCACCTACGGGGACCTCAACCACCTGGTGTCAGCCACCATGAGCGGGGTCACCACCTGCCTGCGCTTCCCGGGCCAGCTCAACGCCGACCTGCGCAAGCTGGCCGTGAACATGGTGCCCTTCCCTCGCCTGCACTTCTTCATGCCCGGCTTCGCCCCACTGACCAGCCGGGGCAGCCAGCAGTACCGGGCGCTGACAGTCCCTGAGCTGACCCAGCAGATGTTCGACGCCAAGAACATGATGGCCGCGTGCGACCCACGCCACGGCCGCTACCTGACCGTGGCCGCCGTCTTCCGGGGCCGCATGTCCATGAAGGAGGTGGATGAGCAGATGCTGAGCGTGCAGAGCAAGAACAGCAGCTACTTCGTGGAGTGGATCCCCAACAACGTGAAGACGGCCGTGTGCGACATCCCGCCCCGCGGCCTGAAGATGGCCGCCACCTTCATCGGCAACAGCACGGCCATCCAGGAGCTGTTCAAGCGCATCTCAGAGCAGTTCACAGCCATGTTCCGGCGCAAGGCCTTCCTGCACTGGTACACGGGCGAGGGCATGGACGAGATGGAGTTCACTGAGGCCGAGAGCAACATGAATGACCTGGTGTCCGAGTACCAGCAGTACCAGGACGCCACGGCCGAGGAGGGCGAGTTTGAGGAGGAGGCCGAGGAGGAGGTGGCCTAG
- the LOC129626796 gene encoding histone H2B type 1-C/E/F/G/I-like gives MPEPAKSAPAPKKGSKKAVTKAQKKDGKTRKHSRKESYSVYMYKVLKQVHPDTGISSKAMGIMNSFVNDIFERIAGEASRLVHYNKRSITSREIQTTVRLLLPGELAKHSVSEGTKAVTKYTSSK, from the coding sequence ATGCCTGAACCGGCTAAATCTGCTCCTGCCCCTAAAAAGGGCTctaaaaaagctgtgaccaaggccCAGAAGAAGGATGGCAAGACACGCAAGCACAGCCGTAAGGAGAGCTACTCCGTGTACAtgtacaaggtgctgaagcaagtCCATCCAGACACTGGCATCTCGTCCAAGGCCAtgggaatcatgaactcctttgtCAACGACATTTTTGAGCGCATCGCTGGCGAGGCATCACGCCTGGTGCATTACAACAAGCGCTctatcacatccagggagatccagaccaccgtgcgcttgctgctacctggggagctggccaagcactccgtgtccgagggcactaaggctgtcaccaagtataccagctccaagtaa